A single window of Leptospira semungkisensis DNA harbors:
- a CDS encoding class I SAM-dependent methyltransferase: MIDIEYYYDPEYQNFLLSSKRRELTPPETVFKHFSFKDVQNIVDFGMGLGFWTENLLKAIHKEGWVWGAECNQDFLDEVLHWKNREDIQRFTPFFMEKADRPLLPEWIPVPEVIFASLVLSTFADPGQAMDGLIRSMKKGGRLIVLDWVKNEYPVGPRINDKISLDKMKFLAEQYKLEIIKTVRISENVYGLEIQSGPEFEYGYYDLREEETYSEELIRS, translated from the coding sequence ATGATAGATATCGAATACTATTACGATCCAGAATATCAGAATTTCCTTCTTTCCAGTAAACGAAGAGAGCTTACTCCTCCTGAGACCGTCTTTAAACATTTTTCATTCAAAGATGTGCAAAATATCGTAGATTTCGGAATGGGCCTCGGATTTTGGACGGAGAATCTTTTAAAAGCAATTCACAAGGAAGGCTGGGTCTGGGGAGCAGAATGCAACCAAGACTTTCTGGACGAAGTACTTCACTGGAAGAATCGAGAAGATATCCAGAGATTCACTCCCTTCTTCATGGAAAAGGCAGACCGACCCTTATTGCCCGAATGGATCCCAGTTCCCGAAGTCATATTTGCCTCACTAGTTCTATCCACATTTGCGGACCCCGGCCAAGCAATGGACGGACTCATTCGCTCTATGAAGAAGGGTGGGCGACTCATCGTTCTAGATTGGGTCAAGAATGAGTATCCGGTTGGGCCTCGTATCAACGACAAGATCTCTTTGGACAAAATGAAATTTCTCGCAGAACAGTACAAATTAGAGATCATTAAAACTGTTCGGATTAGCGAGAATGTTTATGGGTTAGAGATACAATCCGGCCCTGAATTCGAATATGGCTATTACGATTTAAGAGAAGAAGAAACGTATTCCGAAGAATTGATCCGATCGTAA
- a CDS encoding tetratricopeptide repeat protein, with product MKIRLRIIAIFCFLLSGALSAQQDLRVDGDGTSSVAGSLNVEVLRDGKSVRISWDPPRETGEIIVARSSSIIDSADKCYIADSLGKFPSGVANGVNQIFDYNLKPGTYYYAVVLAHHVRRKDVRLVANRNFTTIPIVIENNPQVNNTPPAQNPPVTQNPPVNNQVPPPEEQKYLSDNARVTDIAAKREGKFVRITWEPYPKGIPGETIYTIYKSAEPLSSLSLMRKAEKLAEVSHPENNFLDQDLTKSQTLYYGVSVKQGLKEVLPLVQNQSFIRHFYVYDQDKRKPPKEDDSVVTNPDFSFDEMHVRDLNATTVEGGIRLDWKPPTKADENTVYSIYQALKPLAGGMSTFLGGNVKKLGEMAHPDTNVMVRMKPYDGTVYFGVTVKRGEVEDFTLTLDQSYVAIGSNPNEQDQNNQQQTADQEPKEDQNPKEEEQKPSHNEEKAPLIVQQEEPSEEEMDRVLKSTFWKDEYAEAIRQLGPYAGAGDNSIRGKAKFYMGMSYYRKGEYNKALKYFVQKDTKAYNPERTEFWTKQCLSRIGGGKR from the coding sequence ATGAAAATTCGCCTTCGGATCATAGCCATATTTTGCTTCCTGTTGTCTGGGGCCCTTAGCGCTCAGCAGGATTTGCGCGTAGACGGGGACGGCACCAGTAGTGTAGCAGGTTCCTTGAATGTGGAAGTGCTCCGCGATGGAAAATCCGTACGAATTTCCTGGGATCCCCCGCGAGAAACCGGCGAGATCATTGTAGCGAGATCTTCTAGTATTATCGACAGTGCAGATAAATGTTATATTGCAGATTCTTTAGGAAAATTCCCTAGCGGTGTTGCCAATGGAGTCAATCAGATCTTTGATTATAATTTAAAGCCGGGAACTTATTATTATGCAGTGGTCTTGGCTCATCATGTTCGTAGGAAAGATGTTCGCTTGGTTGCGAATCGTAACTTTACGACGATTCCGATTGTAATCGAAAATAATCCACAAGTAAACAATACACCTCCTGCTCAGAATCCTCCTGTTACCCAAAATCCTCCGGTGAATAATCAGGTACCTCCTCCTGAAGAACAAAAATATTTATCCGACAATGCGCGCGTAACGGACATCGCAGCAAAGAGAGAAGGTAAATTTGTTCGTATTACATGGGAGCCATATCCGAAAGGAATTCCTGGCGAAACTATTTATACGATCTATAAATCTGCAGAGCCTTTATCTAGTTTGAGTCTGATGAGAAAGGCGGAGAAGCTTGCGGAAGTTTCTCATCCTGAAAACAATTTCTTGGACCAAGATTTGACTAAGTCTCAAACCTTATACTACGGAGTCTCCGTGAAGCAAGGTTTGAAAGAAGTTTTACCTTTAGTACAGAATCAATCCTTCATTCGTCATTTTTATGTTTATGACCAGGATAAGAGAAAGCCTCCTAAGGAAGATGATTCTGTTGTTACCAATCCTGACTTTTCTTTCGATGAGATGCATGTTCGAGATTTGAATGCAACTACTGTCGAAGGAGGAATCCGCTTAGATTGGAAACCTCCTACGAAAGCGGACGAGAATACTGTTTACTCTATTTACCAAGCTCTTAAACCTCTAGCGGGAGGAATGTCCACTTTCCTCGGCGGGAACGTCAAAAAGTTAGGCGAAATGGCTCACCCTGATACGAATGTAATGGTTCGTATGAAACCCTATGACGGAACAGTTTATTTCGGTGTGACCGTAAAAAGGGGAGAAGTAGAGGACTTTACTCTTACTCTAGATCAGTCTTACGTTGCGATCGGCTCCAATCCAAACGAGCAAGATCAGAATAATCAGCAACAAACTGCGGATCAGGAACCTAAGGAAGATCAGAATCCGAAAGAAGAAGAGCAGAAACCTTCTCACAATGAAGAAAAGGCTCCTTTGATCGTTCAACAGGAAGAACCTTCCGAAGAAGAAATGGATCGGGTATTGAAATCCACCTTCTGGAAGGATGAATATGCAGAAGCAATCCGGCAATTAGGACCTTATGCCGGAGCAGGAGATAATTCCATTCGTGGAAAAGCCAAGTTCTACATGGGAATGTCTTATTATAGAAAAGGTGAATATAATAAAGCCTTAAAGTATTTTGTGCAAAAGGATACGAAGGCCTACAATCCGGAACGAACCGAATTCTGGACCAAGCAATGTCTGTCCAGAATAGGCGGAGGAAAAAGATGA
- a CDS encoding tetratricopeptide repeat protein — protein sequence MNRSIILVTGFLFVCAGLLTGIYTAVIQDNDSSNRTILEKVREGEEFLKHSNPKSADKALDIFAELSSKDVGSDLSFRIQYDLGAALDKTGDKMRALGIFRELNQKEGLSREEKAKVAYGLGNLLLLLNRDEEGKGHLEEVLRTSSDNKLRSNALSAIADYYMKKGNYDQSRKNYVLALQEDPENVKARVRWGKSLRRMGKDWSAYDVYEDYVQSDAYFDPDKIAVDKEFRSGLLEKGRQLYVHKQYYNAIETLKKALDIGVSESAREQAWYYIAESYDALGKPETAIQYLNKILENSDGTMDQTAIFRKGTIYFRSGQYEKAASVFHDAADRNPDSPIGKKALTWRKEALDQIEDDLKYKDSDSAKAKPSNDEDDRLDDDWKY from the coding sequence ATGAACCGTTCCATCATATTAGTAACAGGATTTTTATTTGTCTGTGCCGGCCTTTTAACGGGCATTTATACGGCTGTGATCCAGGACAATGATTCTTCGAATCGTACTATTCTGGAAAAGGTGCGAGAAGGAGAAGAGTTCCTAAAACATTCCAATCCTAAGTCTGCCGACAAGGCATTGGATATCTTTGCGGAGCTTTCTTCCAAGGATGTGGGTTCAGATCTTTCTTTCAGGATCCAATATGATCTGGGCGCCGCTTTGGACAAGACCGGAGACAAGATGCGTGCTCTCGGAATCTTTCGTGAGTTAAATCAGAAAGAAGGTCTTTCCCGAGAAGAAAAAGCGAAGGTTGCTTATGGTCTTGGAAATCTTCTTCTTCTTTTAAATAGAGACGAAGAAGGCAAAGGACATCTCGAAGAAGTGCTTCGCACATCCAGTGATAATAAACTCAGATCCAATGCTCTTTCTGCGATCGCAGATTATTATATGAAGAAGGGCAATTACGATCAGTCCAGAAAGAACTACGTTCTCGCATTACAAGAAGATCCGGAGAATGTTAAGGCGAGGGTCCGCTGGGGTAAATCTTTACGTAGAATGGGCAAGGACTGGTCCGCTTACGATGTATACGAAGATTACGTGCAGTCAGACGCGTACTTCGATCCGGACAAGATTGCAGTGGATAAGGAATTCCGCTCAGGTCTTTTGGAGAAGGGAAGACAGTTATACGTTCATAAGCAGTACTATAATGCTATCGAAACTTTGAAGAAGGCTCTGGACATCGGAGTCAGCGAAAGCGCGAGAGAGCAAGCTTGGTACTATATTGCCGAAAGTTATGACGCTCTCGGAAAACCAGAAACAGCAATCCAATATTTGAACAAAATATTAGAAAATTCTGATGGAACTATGGACCAAACGGCCATATTCCGAAAAGGAACCATTTATTTCCGTAGTGGGCAATATGAAAAGGCTGCATCCGTGTTCCACGACGCTGCGGATCGCAACCCTGATTCTCCTATCGGAAAGAAGGCACTCACTTGGAGAAAAGAAGCTTTGGATCAGATCGAAGACGATTTGAAATACAAGGACAGCGATTCTGCTAAGGCCAAACCTTCTAACGATGAAGACGATCGCTTGGATGATGATTGGAAATACTAA
- a CDS encoding metalloenzyme — translation MIFYVFIDGIGFGEKDPEKNPFAKYANGIFLPLGGKEFPSDISSRLKDLVYLRTDASMGVKGLPQSATGQTSLWTGINACQVLSRHMSGFPTFTLKRIIAKYSIIRILEENGFKADLLNCYTPGFAEHVKKNPRHVSASTLIQMAADKPLKGMDDLREGKGLYMDISRDFLRKFGREFIDKDDPVLEIQDPYKTGKDIVPAVKGDHTLCIYEYFITDKVGHKMNWRGAQKCILDLEEFLLGVIDAMDPEEDQLIITSDHGNLEDLTVDVHTLNPVPTILYGKYTDQMKNSIKALKDIPHAIYDCLGIKIEMSEQEFVQTSA, via the coding sequence ATGATATTTTACGTATTTATAGATGGGATCGGATTCGGAGAGAAGGATCCAGAAAAGAACCCTTTTGCAAAGTATGCGAATGGGATTTTTCTTCCCCTGGGAGGAAAGGAGTTTCCTTCCGATATTTCTTCCCGCCTCAAGGACTTGGTTTATTTAAGGACCGATGCAAGCATGGGAGTCAAGGGACTTCCCCAAAGCGCAACGGGACAAACTTCTCTTTGGACAGGGATCAATGCCTGCCAAGTCTTGAGCCGCCACATGAGCGGATTTCCTACCTTCACCTTAAAGCGTATCATAGCAAAATATTCCATTATCCGAATATTAGAAGAGAACGGATTCAAAGCGGATCTCTTGAATTGCTACACTCCTGGATTTGCAGAACACGTTAAAAAGAATCCAAGACATGTATCCGCTTCTACTCTTATACAGATGGCTGCCGACAAACCTCTCAAGGGAATGGACGATCTGAGAGAAGGCAAAGGATTGTATATGGATATCAGCCGTGACTTCCTTCGTAAGTTCGGAAGAGAATTCATAGACAAAGATGATCCAGTATTGGAGATCCAAGATCCTTACAAAACCGGAAAGGATATAGTCCCTGCAGTCAAAGGTGATCATACTCTTTGCATCTACGAATATTTCATTACCGACAAGGTCGGTCATAAGATGAACTGGAGAGGCGCCCAGAAATGTATTCTGGATCTGGAGGAATTCCTGTTAGGAGTCATTGACGCAATGGATCCGGAGGAAGATCAGCTCATCATCACTTCCGATCATGGAAATCTGGAAGATCTAACCGTGGATGTTCACACTCTCAATCCTGTGCCAACAATCTTATACGGAAAATACACGGATCAAATGAAGAATAGCATCAAGGCTTTGAAAGATATACCGCATGCAATTTACGATTGCTTAGGGATCAAAATCGAAATGTCCGAACAAGAATTCGTTCAGACATCCGCTTAA
- a CDS encoding CopG family transcriptional regulator: MARVERRFQMLLTEEEFELLRTEAEKRELSASELLRTCFRNEIFRSDSYQRLEALRELTKIYPEPSP, from the coding sequence ATGGCCCGTGTCGAAAGAAGATTTCAGATGCTCCTCACCGAAGAGGAATTCGAACTATTGAGAACAGAAGCGGAGAAGAGGGAACTCTCTGCTTCCGAATTACTTCGCACCTGTTTTCGAAATGAGATCTTTCGATCCGATTCCTACCAAAGGCTTGAAGCTCTAAGAGAGCTGACTAAAATCTATCCGGAACCTTCTCCTTGA